A single window of Bacteroidales bacterium DNA harbors:
- a CDS encoding DEAD/DEAH box helicase → MPIELPKTDFFAITLQQHRHLGMIFNPYIIRLVSSEGGIYTIVENIHDANHKKWEQVIPLESAELLKTLNELTDSFVHKQFSKGKQSISDFYKSISGNEQVLQFVKAYIERRMLKCFEILCKLQIPVFLKEKNFNNLYEDHLLSLIPDLALPVFHFAVTDTESRYRIDASCNGKSINLTTKGSEVICNDPCLLRVDNSLYKFSGIDGKKLSPFFTKQHISIPKSAERKYFESFVLNTIRTQLVEAVGFTIENSKPDKKALLSLEQRLAGGAGLILKYQYNGKTYLANSKPDPEVNLIIENDKYKFIRFERDIAWEKDCKERLAELGLKKIGESEFFPEGVANSMDGQPPYQLIEWINRNQKLIIDSDFEVQQNLGKDKYYIYEYRVEINSQSTEDWFDLYGKVILSGFEIPFIHLKKNILKNIREFILPNGQLFILPEEWFTRYRPLFFLGKESGEKLAIQKSLFNLLIDCKVEAPSAQELKDKFNSKSPEKVKLPIGLNAELRDYQKEGYIWMNLLQQNGLGGCLADDMGLGKTIQTLSLLLSTKEKRDIKLESNKDEVNPNTNTFGQTSLIVVPTSLVHNWIREMNRFTPDLTYYSYTGGTRTKEISEIVKYDVVISTYGIVRNDIDLLKDARFKYIILDESQAIKNPTSKIYRSILLLKAANYLTISGTPIENSLSDLWAQLNFLNRGMLGSIKSFNDEFIQPIEKNNDTEKEELLKNLIQPFILRRTKEQVAKDLPDLTEQVIYCEMSDLQRKCYESEKSSIRNSIMENIATMGYDRSTFAIFRGLTRLRQLANHPNMVEEYVGSDSGKFEEITRSIDSIVAEGHKILIFSSFVKHLKIVASYLEENGISHEVLTGATTNRKEVVDHFQNDPTVKVFLISIKAGGVGLNLTAADYIFILDPWWNPAVENQAISRAHRIGQDKNIFVYRFIAIDTVEEKIIRLQEKKEILAQTFVDSTNPLKILGEGRILEMLE, encoded by the coding sequence ATGCCGATAGAACTCCCAAAAACCGATTTCTTTGCTATTACCCTTCAGCAGCACAGACACTTAGGAATGATATTCAATCCCTATATCATTCGTTTAGTAAGTAGCGAAGGGGGAATTTATACGATAGTTGAAAATATTCACGATGCAAATCATAAAAAATGGGAGCAGGTAATTCCCTTAGAATCAGCAGAACTATTAAAAACTCTTAATGAACTCACGGATAGCTTTGTTCACAAGCAATTCAGCAAGGGAAAGCAAAGTATTTCAGATTTTTATAAATCAATATCAGGAAATGAGCAAGTGCTACAGTTTGTTAAAGCGTACATCGAACGTAGAATGTTGAAATGCTTTGAAATACTCTGCAAACTTCAGATTCCTGTTTTTTTGAAAGAGAAAAATTTCAATAATCTGTACGAAGATCATCTATTAAGCCTTATTCCCGATTTAGCTCTTCCTGTCTTTCACTTTGCTGTAACCGATACTGAAAGTCGCTATAGGATAGATGCTTCTTGTAATGGAAAATCCATTAACCTAACCACAAAAGGTTCTGAGGTAATTTGTAATGATCCTTGTCTTTTAAGGGTTGATAATAGCCTATATAAGTTCTCTGGCATTGATGGAAAAAAACTAAGCCCCTTTTTCACAAAACAGCATATCTCCATACCAAAATCAGCCGAGCGAAAGTACTTCGAATCCTTTGTACTTAACACTATTAGAACGCAATTGGTTGAGGCGGTAGGTTTTACAATTGAGAATAGTAAACCCGATAAAAAAGCACTGCTTTCGCTGGAACAACGTCTTGCAGGTGGTGCAGGGCTAATTCTTAAATATCAGTATAATGGCAAAACCTACCTTGCCAATTCAAAACCAGATCCCGAAGTCAACCTGATTATTGAAAATGATAAATATAAATTTATCAGATTCGAAAGAGATATTGCTTGGGAAAAAGACTGTAAAGAAAGGCTTGCTGAACTTGGGTTAAAGAAAATTGGCGAGTCGGAGTTTTTTCCCGAAGGCGTTGCCAATTCTATGGACGGACAACCACCATATCAGCTAATTGAATGGATAAATAGGAACCAGAAATTGATTATCGATTCTGATTTTGAAGTTCAGCAGAATCTAGGAAAAGATAAGTATTACATTTACGAATATCGGGTTGAGATTAACTCACAATCCACCGAAGATTGGTTCGATTTATACGGTAAGGTAATTTTAAGCGGTTTCGAAATCCCGTTCATCCATCTAAAAAAGAATATCCTTAAAAATATCCGTGAGTTCATATTACCAAATGGGCAACTCTTCATACTACCCGAAGAGTGGTTCACTCGGTATCGACCATTGTTCTTTCTGGGAAAAGAATCGGGAGAGAAGCTGGCTATCCAAAAATCTCTTTTCAACCTGCTGATTGATTGTAAAGTTGAAGCCCCAAGTGCGCAGGAACTCAAGGATAAGTTTAATAGCAAATCGCCCGAAAAGGTTAAGTTACCAATTGGCCTTAACGCTGAACTCCGCGATTACCAGAAGGAAGGTTATATCTGGATGAACCTACTCCAGCAAAACGGTTTGGGTGGCTGTTTAGCCGATGATATGGGTCTTGGTAAAACCATACAAACCCTTTCGCTTCTCCTATCAACAAAGGAAAAGAGGGATATAAAGTTAGAATCGAATAAAGATGAGGTAAACCCTAACACCAATACTTTTGGGCAAACCTCATTAATTGTAGTCCCTACCTCATTGGTACACAACTGGATTCGAGAGATGAACCGATTCACCCCCGATTTAACCTACTACTCGTATACTGGAGGAACTCGCACAAAGGAAATTTCGGAGATTGTTAAGTATGATGTTGTTATATCAACTTACGGGATTGTCCGTAACGATATCGATTTACTAAAGGATGCTCGTTTTAAGTATATAATTCTTGATGAGAGTCAGGCGATTAAGAATCCAACATCAAAGATTTATCGTTCCATACTTCTGCTGAAAGCAGCAAATTACCTTACAATCAGCGGAACGCCCATTGAGAATTCGCTTTCGGATCTATGGGCGCAGCTGAATTTCCTGAATAGAGGAATGCTTGGTAGCATTAAATCGTTTAACGATGAGTTTATTCAACCCATTGAAAAGAATAACGATACCGAAAAGGAAGAATTACTCAAGAATCTTATACAGCCCTTTATTCTTAGACGAACCAAGGAACAGGTTGCCAAAGATTTACCAGATTTGACCGAGCAGGTGATTTACTGCGAGATGTCCGACCTACAGCGTAAATGCTACGAATCGGAAAAATCATCGATCCGAAATAGCATTATGGAGAATATTGCTACAATGGGGTATGACCGCTCAACATTTGCCATTTTCCGTGGGTTAACAAGGCTGCGCCAGCTTGCTAACCACCCCAACATGGTTGAGGAGTATGTTGGTTCCGATTCAGGTAAATTTGAGGAAATAACCCGAAGCATCGATAGCATTGTAGCAGAGGGTCATAAGATACTTATATTCTCCTCATTCGTTAAGCATCTTAAGATTGTTGCCAGCTACCTCGAAGAGAATGGGATATCACACGAGGTACTAACTGGTGCTACCACAAATCGCAAGGAGGTTGTGGATCATTTCCAGAACGATCCAACTGTAAAGGTATTTCTAATTTCAATAAAAGCTGGTGGTGTAGGGCTCAACCTTACCGCTGCCGATTATATCTTTATTCTCGATCCGTGGTGGAACCCTGCGGTTGAAAATCAGGCAATTTCAAGAGCTCACCGCATTGGACAGGACAAAAACATATTTGTTTACCGCTTTATAGCCATAGATACCGTTGAGGAGAAAATTATCCGCTTGCAGGAGAAGAAGGAAATTCTTGCCCAAACCTTTGTTGATTCTACAAATCCTTTAAAGATTCTTGGGGAGGGAAGGATTTTGGAGATGTTGGAATAA
- a CDS encoding IS1634 family transposase, which yields MFVRKLKNRSGSQSVQVIQKLNGRYKVVKTLGSATTQQEIEKLVNLARQEIETLCGQPKLFVSHSDEAIEHAFSVLDNASIRTLGPEIVFGKIYDYVGFGAIEEPLFRHLVIARLAFPLSKLKTIDYLYRYQGTSLDIDAVYRFLDKLNGKLKPHIEKIAFSHTLKVLNNKISVVFYDMTTLYFEASDEDDLRKTGFSKDGKHQCPQVYIGLLVGLGGYAIGYDIYEGNIYEGHTLIPFIEKISLKFNLDKPIIVADAGLLSNDNIKALEASNYEYILGARIKNEPERLKKEILETRFVDGTTKSLKKSVNTRLIVSYSAARAAKDAYNRKRGLLRLEKQVKSGRLTKSSINNKGYNKYLKLNGEVVIVIDYEKYNHDQVWGGLKGYVTNTTLTDSEVMESYKNLWHIEKAFRMSKTDLRIRPIYHRLRNRIEAHICISFTAYCILKELERVLCEEKSTLSLRKAAELTHNMYQITYMLPESKHTKSRLLRMDEEQTELYQIISRNF from the coding sequence ATGTTTGTACGTAAGTTAAAAAATCGCTCTGGAAGTCAATCTGTGCAGGTTATACAGAAGTTGAACGGGCGTTATAAAGTTGTCAAAACTTTAGGTTCTGCCACCACGCAGCAGGAAATTGAGAAATTGGTCAACCTCGCCCGCCAAGAGATCGAGACGCTCTGCGGGCAGCCTAAGCTGTTCGTTAGCCATAGCGACGAAGCCATTGAGCATGCTTTTTCTGTACTCGACAATGCGAGCATTAGAACGCTTGGCCCCGAGATTGTATTCGGGAAAATATACGATTACGTTGGCTTTGGGGCAATCGAGGAGCCTTTATTCCGCCATCTGGTCATCGCCCGCCTGGCTTTCCCCCTGAGCAAACTCAAAACCATCGACTATTTATACCGTTATCAGGGGACGAGCCTTGACATTGACGCAGTGTATCGGTTTTTAGATAAGCTGAACGGTAAGCTCAAGCCTCATATTGAAAAAATTGCGTTTAGCCATACCCTGAAAGTTCTCAACAACAAAATCAGCGTTGTGTTTTACGATATGACCACGCTGTACTTTGAAGCCAGCGATGAGGACGATCTGCGCAAAACCGGCTTTAGCAAGGATGGTAAGCACCAATGCCCTCAGGTTTATATCGGCTTACTGGTTGGGCTTGGCGGCTATGCCATTGGCTATGATATTTATGAAGGCAATATTTATGAAGGGCATACCCTCATCCCGTTCATTGAAAAAATAAGCCTGAAATTCAATCTGGATAAACCGATTATTGTAGCCGATGCCGGCCTGCTCTCGAACGACAATATAAAAGCCTTAGAAGCCAGTAACTACGAGTATATTCTTGGTGCAAGAATAAAAAATGAGCCCGAAAGGCTTAAGAAGGAGATACTCGAAACACGATTTGTTGACGGAACAACCAAAAGCCTAAAGAAATCGGTAAATACAAGGCTGATTGTGAGCTACTCTGCCGCACGGGCAGCGAAAGATGCTTACAATCGGAAGCGAGGCCTGTTACGCTTAGAAAAGCAGGTGAAATCAGGAAGGTTGACCAAATCAAGCATTAATAATAAAGGCTACAATAAGTATCTCAAGCTAAACGGCGAGGTGGTGATAGTGATAGACTACGAAAAATATAATCATGACCAGGTATGGGGTGGTTTAAAGGGTTATGTTACCAATACAACGCTCACCGATAGCGAAGTTATGGAGAGCTATAAGAATCTATGGCACATCGAGAAAGCCTTTCGAATGTCGAAAACAGACCTGCGGATACGGCCAATCTATCACAGGTTAAGAAACCGTATTGAAGCCCACATCTGCATATCATTTACGGCATACTGCATCTTAAAGGAGTTAGAACGCGTTTTGTGTGAGGAGAAATCAACACTCTCACTTAGGAAAGCGGCGGAGCTTACACATAATATGTACCAGATAACATACATGTTGCCAGAGTCCAAACATACTAAATCTAGGCTACTCAGAATGGATGAAGAGCAGACCGAATTATACCAAATAATCAGCAGAAATTTTTAG